One genomic region from Quercus robur chromosome 4, dhQueRobu3.1, whole genome shotgun sequence encodes:
- the LOC126722896 gene encoding E3 ubiquitin-protein ligase BAH1-like isoform X2, with protein sequence MKFCKEYRQYMQGKEETLPVLGFKKLKKIMKKCRRDFRCKKNIDGLHNSQTCPDHCPVCDGTIFPSLLKDMSSVVGSFNEQAQKLLELHLASGFQKYFLWLRGNRQSDHTALIQKGKDLVSYALINAIAIRKILKKYDKIHDSKQGQTFKSQAQSMRIEILQSPWLCELLAFLINSRESKVKSEKAPAFEGCNLIFNDGKPSLTCEIFESIIKLDIDLTCSICLTVFDPVSLTCGHIFCYMCACSVASVTIIDGLKAAELKGKCPLCREVGVFDGAVHLDELNILLSQSCHEYWEQRHQRERAERIQQAKQYWENQCLALSARNQATSSS encoded by the exons ATGAAGTTCTGCAAGGAATACAGGCAGTATATGCAGGGCAAAGAGGAAACGCTACCTGTACTTGGCTtcaagaagctgaagaagatcATGAAGAAGTGCAGGAGAGACTTTCGGTGTAAGAAAAACATTGATGGGTTACATAACAGCCAAACCTGCCCGGATCATTGCCCAG TGTGCGATGGAACCATCTTCCCTTCTCTTCTCAAGGACATGTCCTCAGTAGTAGGTTCCTTCAATGAACAAGCACAGAAATTGCTTGAGCTACATCTTGCTTCTGGCTTTCAAAAGTACTTCCTTTGGTTAAGAGGCAACAGACAGAGCGACCATACTGCCTTAATTCAGAAAGGGAAAGACCTTGTTTCTTATGCATTGATAAACGCCATTGCAATTCGAAAAATACTGAAGAAATATGATAAG ATTCATGACTCTAAACAAGGACAGACCTTCAAGTCCCAGGCCCAAAGTATGCGTATTGAAATTCTTCAGAGTCCCTGGCTCTGTGAGCTTTTGGCTTTCCTCATCAATTCAAGGGAAAGCAAGGTCAAGTCAGAGAAGGCACCAGCATTTGAAGGCTGCAACCTCATATTTAATGACGGCAAACCATCACTCACTTGTGAAATCTTTGAATCCATCATCAAACTTGATATTGACTTGACTTGTTCTATATGCTTG ACAGTCTTTGATCCAGTTTCCCTCACTTGTGGCCATATATTCTGCTACATGTGTGCTTGCTCAGTGGCGTCAGTGACTATCATAGATGGACTCAAGGCGGCAGAGCTGAAAGGAAAATGCCCTCTATGCCGAGAG GTGGGAGTCTTTGATGGTGCTGTACACTTGGATGAGCTCAATATTCTTTTAAGCCAAAG TTGCCATGAATACTGGGAGCAGAGACATCAGAGAGAAAGAGCAGAGAGAATTCAACAAGCAAAGCAGTACTGGGAGAACCAATGTCTAGCATTAAGTGCACGTAACCAGGCAACATCCTCATCATAG
- the LOC126722896 gene encoding probable E3 ubiquitin-protein ligase BAH1-like 1 isoform X1: protein MKFCKEYRQYMQGKEETLPVLGFKKLKKIMKKCRRDFRCKKNIDGLHNSQTCPDHCPVCDGTIFPSLLKDMSSVVGSFNEQAQKLLELHLASGFQKYFLWLRGNRQSDHTALIQKGKDLVSYALINAIAIRKILKKYDKIHDSKQGQTFKSQAQSMRIEILQSPWLCELLAFLINSRESKVKSEKAPAFEGCNLIFNDGKPSLTCEIFESIIKLDIDLTCSICLETVFDPVSLTCGHIFCYMCACSVASVTIIDGLKAAELKGKCPLCREVGVFDGAVHLDELNILLSQSCHEYWEQRHQRERAERIQQAKQYWENQCLALSARNQATSSS from the exons ATGAAGTTCTGCAAGGAATACAGGCAGTATATGCAGGGCAAAGAGGAAACGCTACCTGTACTTGGCTtcaagaagctgaagaagatcATGAAGAAGTGCAGGAGAGACTTTCGGTGTAAGAAAAACATTGATGGGTTACATAACAGCCAAACCTGCCCGGATCATTGCCCAG TGTGCGATGGAACCATCTTCCCTTCTCTTCTCAAGGACATGTCCTCAGTAGTAGGTTCCTTCAATGAACAAGCACAGAAATTGCTTGAGCTACATCTTGCTTCTGGCTTTCAAAAGTACTTCCTTTGGTTAAGAGGCAACAGACAGAGCGACCATACTGCCTTAATTCAGAAAGGGAAAGACCTTGTTTCTTATGCATTGATAAACGCCATTGCAATTCGAAAAATACTGAAGAAATATGATAAG ATTCATGACTCTAAACAAGGACAGACCTTCAAGTCCCAGGCCCAAAGTATGCGTATTGAAATTCTTCAGAGTCCCTGGCTCTGTGAGCTTTTGGCTTTCCTCATCAATTCAAGGGAAAGCAAGGTCAAGTCAGAGAAGGCACCAGCATTTGAAGGCTGCAACCTCATATTTAATGACGGCAAACCATCACTCACTTGTGAAATCTTTGAATCCATCATCAAACTTGATATTGACTTGACTTGTTCTATATGCTTG gaGACAGTCTTTGATCCAGTTTCCCTCACTTGTGGCCATATATTCTGCTACATGTGTGCTTGCTCAGTGGCGTCAGTGACTATCATAGATGGACTCAAGGCGGCAGAGCTGAAAGGAAAATGCCCTCTATGCCGAGAG GTGGGAGTCTTTGATGGTGCTGTACACTTGGATGAGCTCAATATTCTTTTAAGCCAAAG TTGCCATGAATACTGGGAGCAGAGACATCAGAGAGAAAGAGCAGAGAGAATTCAACAAGCAAAGCAGTACTGGGAGAACCAATGTCTAGCATTAAGTGCACGTAACCAGGCAACATCCTCATCATAG